CTAATTCCAATTTATCTAATGTCCAATAACTAAATAGGAATTTTAAATGATAAAATATTTAATCTTTGATATGGATGGAACTTTAATAGATAGCTCTTTGATTATTTCAAACTCTATAAATTACGTAAGAAAAAAGATAGGGTTAGAGCCTCTTCCAAAAAAAGTGATCATTGAAGCAGTAAACGATCCATATCTAGATAAGCCAAAATTTTTTTATAACGCAAATGAATATACCAAAGAACAGATTGAGTGGTTTAGAGAGTATTACACAAAAAACCACCAAAATGAAGTTATGCTTTTTACAGGTATAAAAGAACTTTTGGATGAGATTAAAGACTATTTTAGACTCTCTCTTGCTACAAATGCATATAGAACCTCTGCTTTTGAGATACTTAAACATTTAGGACTTGATGGATATTTCGAGATAATCGTCTGTGCGGACGAAGTAGCTCATCCAAAACCTGCTCCTGATATGATCTTAAAAATCATTAATTATTTTAACTGTAAAAAAGATGAAATTATTTTAATAGGAGATGGAAGAACAGATGAAGAAGCCGCAAATGCTGCTGGAATAGGATTTATAAAAATTAATTGGGGATTTAGCGACTACAAAGAGGCAATCAAAAGTGTAGAGGAGCTAAAAGAGACTCTTTTAAAGTTGAGATTTATAGAGTGATCCCGTATATCTCATGATACATTTTCATAGCGTATCTGTCGCTCATTCCAGCTATAAAATCTGCGGCCACTCTGTAAACTTTTTCATTTTCGCATCTTTTATAAAACTCTTCTGGCATAAGTCTAGGCTCTTTAGTAAAAGCGTAAAAAAGATTTTGGATACAGTTTTTTCCAGCATACATTTTTCTTAAGATTTTTGGATGTTTATATAGTCTTTGATGCAAAATCTTTTTTAACTCTTTTATCTCCTTATTTAGTTCGGTACCGTAATTTATCGGTAATTTTTCGGATGCCGGGATAGTTTTGCAAAGAATTCTTCTATTTTCAATGCCGTTTTTTTTAGACTCTTCTATCAAAGAGATAACAAGTTTTGCTATCAAAAGTGAAGAGAATCTATATCTAAAAAGTTTATCTTCTTCACTTAAACCATCTTTTTTTACCTCTTTTATAACCTCATTTACCAACGAACTCTCTTTTAGTGTTTCAAAATCTATTAAATTATACTTTACCCCGTCATCTATATCGTGACTTATATAAGCTATCTCATCTGCTTTATCAACGACCATAGCTTCTAATGAAGGGTGTTTGTCAAGTTCAAACGTCTCTTCAAACCATTCTGTCAAAAACGATTTTTTATAAGGATAAGAGTGTTTTAAAATACCTTCCAATGTGGCAAATGTAAGATTTAGTCCGTCAAAATCTTTGTATCTCTTTTCTAGTTTTGTAACAACTCTATAACTTTGAAAATTGTGTTCAAAACCGTTTTCGCTAAATCCATCTTTTATAACTCTGTCAAGTTCATCACCTCCAACATGTCCAAATGGAGTATGACCCAAATCATGCGCCAAAGCAATAGATTCGGCTAAAGCTTCATTTAGACCCAACTCTCTAACAATTGTTCTTGCAATTTGACTGACTTCCAAAGAGTGTGTAAGTCTCGTCCTAAAATAGTCTCCCTCATAATTGATAAAAACTTGAGTTTTATACTCCAATCTTCTAAAAGAGGAGCAGTGTATAATTCTGTCTCTGTCTCTGTGAAAAGAGTGTCTAAAATCGTCAATACTTGGATGAAACCTGTCAGTACACTTCAAGCTATATCTTCTTTCTTAGTTTTTTTAATTTTCTAAATACATTTTTAAAGTCTATTTCAATTTTGCACTCCAGATCCAAAATAGCCTTTTGGTCAAAAAAATCTCCATATTTATCATACTCTTTACCAGTTAATCTAAAAATTTTTGCTTTAAAATCTTTTGGATACACCAATATATAGAATTTAACCTTCTCTTTTTCATATATTTCAAATTTTATATTTTCATCTTTATAAGCAGTAGTTGGACTTACTATCTCTACAATGATTTCCGGTGCTTTTTGTATAAAATCACCAATTTCGCCACAGACTACACTAATATCTGGTCTAACAACATTCTCCTCATCTATCTTCCAATCCTCTTCAACCAAAACAAAACACTCTTCACACTCATCTAAAGAGTTTGCAATCTCTTTAGTAATTTGAGCTAAAATTATTTGATGATCACTTATTGGACTTGGAGCCATTGCAATAGCTATTCCATCAATCAACTCCCAATCACCTTCCCACTTTTTATAATCTTCATAGGTATAATTTGGAATATACTTTGCCGGCATCTCAAGCCTTTTTGCTATAATTATCTAAATTATATCATAAAGGACTTTTATGAAAGTTACACTACTTCACCATACTTCATTAGAAGTTTGTGCTCAT
This Nitrosophilus labii DNA region includes the following protein-coding sequences:
- a CDS encoding HAD family hydrolase gives rise to the protein MIKYLIFDMDGTLIDSSLIISNSINYVRKKIGLEPLPKKVIIEAVNDPYLDKPKFFYNANEYTKEQIEWFREYYTKNHQNEVMLFTGIKELLDEIKDYFRLSLATNAYRTSAFEILKHLGLDGYFEIIVCADEVAHPKPAPDMILKIINYFNCKKDEIILIGDGRTDEEAANAAGIGFIKINWGFSDYKEAIKSVEELKETLLKLRFIE
- a CDS encoding Uma2 family endonuclease yields the protein MPAKYIPNYTYEDYKKWEGDWELIDGIAIAMAPSPISDHQIILAQITKEIANSLDECEECFVLVEEDWKIDEENVVRPDISVVCGEIGDFIQKAPEIIVEIVSPTTAYKDENIKFEIYEKEKVKFYILVYPKDFKAKIFRLTGKEYDKYGDFFDQKAILDLECKIEIDFKNVFRKLKKLRKKI
- a CDS encoding deoxyguanosinetriphosphate triphosphohydrolase is translated as MKCTDRFHPSIDDFRHSFHRDRDRIIHCSSFRRLEYKTQVFINYEGDYFRTRLTHSLEVSQIARTIVRELGLNEALAESIALAHDLGHTPFGHVGGDELDRVIKDGFSENGFEHNFQSYRVVTKLEKRYKDFDGLNLTFATLEGILKHSYPYKKSFLTEWFEETFELDKHPSLEAMVVDKADEIAYISHDIDDGVKYNLIDFETLKESSLVNEVIKEVKKDGLSEEDKLFRYRFSSLLIAKLVISLIEESKKNGIENRRILCKTIPASEKLPINYGTELNKEIKELKKILHQRLYKHPKILRKMYAGKNCIQNLFYAFTKEPRLMPEEFYKRCENEKVYRVAADFIAGMSDRYAMKMYHEIYGITL